The window GAGAGCACGTTCCTGGCGCGGGTCGAGCTCGAGAGCGCCGGACAGATCTTCGATCTCGACGCGCGCCCGTCTGACGGCATCGCCCTGGCGCTGCGCGCCGACGCCCCCATCTTCGTCACCTCGCGCATTCCGCTGGCGACGGCCCACGTTGCTGATGAAGAGCAGGCGAAGCGTGACGACGAGGCGTTCAGGGCCTTCATCAAATCGCTCAAGCCGTCTGATTTCTCAGATGGTCAGGAGGAGCCCGAGACCGAGTCTTGAGGCGGTCAGCGGGTTGTTCCACGAGAGAGGCACGCACTTTCGTGCTTCCCTCGCTTCTTCCGGGAGAACGCCCGGAAGAAGCAGGGTAAGCACGATTTCACGGGGCATCGACGTCACTGGGGCACCGTGGCCTGGTGGTGCCTCTAGGGGCGTTGCAGGGGTGACAGCTTCGACGGAGCGTGGGGGGGCGGTGTGTTGCAGCCTGCCTCGTAGACCGCGCGCACGCGCACCAGGTCGATGGAGACATCGGGGATTCCGCCCACGCGCGACAGCGCCATGAGGGTGTCGAGGGCGCGTGCGGATGCGAATGGCGGCGTCTCGCTCCCGGTCTCCCGCGCGCAGCCCGATGCGGCCGTCGTCGTTGAGGTGCGTGGCGTCGAGCGCCTCGAGGCGGTAGAGCGTGCGGTACTGGGGGCGCTCGTCGAGCGCCACCACCCGCCCGTGCAGCCGATTGCCGTACTCGGCGTCTCCCCGATCACCGCGACGATGCCGGAAGACCACGCACTCCCCCGTCTTTGCGTGCTCTCCCATCCTGTAGAAGAACCGGCGCAGCAGCGCGAGGTCGTCGGCGTGGGTGAACCCGGGAGACAGGCATCCCGTGGTAAGCGCAGGACGGGCCCCCTTCTCGCGCAGCGTTCGAACGAATCGCGCCAGCTCTTGTTCGAGCTGGCCGGGCCCGTAGTGGAGGCTCGCCTTCCCCCGCGTCCACAGGCCCGTGTTCGAGAAGAAGTCGGCGTCGATGTCTATCCACAGCGGCGCGTCGAGCGTCGCGAACGAGGGCAGCTGCGAGAGCAGGCGCTTGTGCACCTGCACGGCGCGCAGCCCCCGCACGTCGTGGGGCCGTGAGAAGGCGATGTGGCCGTCGCGTGGGTCGACCCAGAGCGTCTGGTCGCGGGGGCCGTCATTGAAGTAGACGTCGACCGAGCGGCTCTCGTCCCAGAACAGATGGCGCTGCTCCGCCGAGGCCGAGTGGTCGGGCAGCACCCAGTAGACCTCGCTCACCGTGGCGTCGGAGATGAGTCGGTTGATGTAGTTGCCGATGCCTTCGTGACGGATGGAGATGTGCTCGTTGTTGCGCATGATGTCGGCGTGGTAGTCGATGTGCACGAGCACGAGGGGCTTCTCGCCCGTCAGCTTGCGCGCGCGCAGCAGCGCAACGGTATCGAGGTCGCAGTTGTGGTCGCGGGCGAAGTCGAAGTACGATTGCCCGAAGACGGCGTTCAGGTCGTCGTTGCGGGGATCGTGTGGTGCGTGCTGCCGCTGGGGGGCTTTGCTGGCGCGCGGTGATGCGGCGGGTGCGGGTGTTGACGCACGTGGCGACCGATAAGCTCCTGGCGCTCCCTGCGCGAGGGGTGGGCTTGGGGGCGCCTGGGCCACAGCGCGGGGAGCTTCTGCGGCGAGTAGCATTTCCTCCCACAGCAGGGTTCGCCAGAGGCAGGCCCCCCCCTTCGAAATTTTCTTTTGCACATCTTTTTCGGCACAACCACGGGCCGAGTACGGCTTATCCACAGCTGTCCACAGCAATTCACAGATTGACGCCCGGTGTGCCGGTGGTATACTTCGAGTGTCGGAAGCGGCAACGCAGTCGACCGCCAGGGAAAAGGCGTGAACACCCTCTCCGCGCGAGACGTTGACGACCCGCGCAGAGTGCCCGAGCAAGACGGGCTGGCCCCACGAGATGGTGACGAATCGTGGGCGAGAGAGTAATGACGGAGCTCTGACCGCAAGTCATTGCAATGCCGCGTCACGGGGGTCCAAGCGGTCCTCCAAACGTGTCTGACCGAATCGGGCAAGCGCAGCCTGAAGCGAGATGCGAATCCGCCCAGAGAGACAGTGGATCTCGGTTCACTTGGGATGTCAACTCCCACGCCCCGGAGCAGAGCCTCCAGGGCGTCTTTCGTTTTTGTGGCGCTTTCCGACGACTGCGAGTCGCCAGATCGATAGGAGCCACCTGCCGCGCCTGCGAACACGCTTTCAGATCACATCGCGATGATCTGGGCAGGGAGGGAACGTCTCATGTCGGTGGCTGATGCCGAGAAGTTCGTTGACAAGCTCGAGTCTGATCCTGCGTTCGGGCACGAGTTCCAGGAGGCCGAATCGTGGGATGACGCATTGCGGCTCATCCGCGAGGCCGGACTCGATTTCACCGAAGACGAGTTCCGCGCCGCCATACTGGCTCGCACCGACCTCGCCGGTGACGAGAGCGGTGACGAGAACCCGCTGCTGCGCGCCCACTGGTAGCGTGAGCGCTATGAGCGACCCGTGCTGATGACCCGACCGACCTGGGCGGCGATCCAGGCATAGGCGGGAGCGAGGGCCTGGCGCAGCTGCGTCTCATCGCAGCCGGGCAGCGGTGACCCCAGGCGCGCCAGCACCGCGCCGTGCACGTGTGGGGGTCGGAAGTCGACGGCTGGCGTCACGGGAAGGGCCTCGCCGTAGAAGGCCTCGACATCGACGGGCAGCGTCTCGACAGGGTCGAGGGTCGGGGCGTCATTGGGGCGCAGCGCGTCGCGCAGCTGCTCTCGGGTGCGTCCTCGCAGCACCAGCAGCGCAGATGCGTCGGCGCCGATCTGGTCGCTCGCCGCCTGACACGCGGCCCACAGATGCGCGCACGATGGCGCGGCGCAGCTGCAGCTCGCATCGACATCACGCGCCCACAGCAGCGACAGCCCCATCTCGTCGAACACCCCGTCGATCTCGGGGGGAACCTCGTTGGCCAGCAGGCGGGCCGCGAAGAGAGGACGCTGACGAAGTGCCGCCGTCACGCGCCGCCACTGCAGATGGTCGAAGATCTCGGCCTGCAGGCGAACCTCGAACCGTGCGCCCCCGTCGTCGCACACCCGTGCCGTGAGGCGCCCCGGTCCGAACTGGACCGCCTGCGTCGCCCCCTGTCTCGCCAGCGCGCGGCCTTCGGCGCTGGGGGCGAGAACGCGCGCTTCACGCAGGGCGTCGAGCCAGCGGCGCCCCCAGTGCGGACGTGTGATTCGTGCCGACGCTTCGACGGGATGCGTGTCGATGGTCATTCCTCTTCCTCCACGGCGTTGCTGTTCAGAACGAGCAGATCGGCCAGCTCTGCGGTGGTCATCTCGGTGAGCCACGACTCGCCGCTGCCCACCACGCTCTCGGCCAGGTCGCGCTTGGCGTCGAGCAGGCGATCGATGGACTCCTCGAGGGTGCCCTGGCACACCAG is drawn from Pseudomonadota bacterium and contains these coding sequences:
- a CDS encoding Nif11-like leader peptide family natural product precursor encodes the protein MIWAGRERLMSVADAEKFVDKLESDPAFGHEFQEAESWDDALRLIREAGLDFTEDEFRAAILARTDLAGDESGDENPLLRAHW